From the Ctenopharyngodon idella isolate HZGC_01 chromosome 3, HZGC01, whole genome shotgun sequence genome, one window contains:
- the syngr3a gene encoding synaptogyrin-3a has translation MDGVGSFGAGRAGAAFDPFAFIQQPQTILRILSWIFSIVVFGSIINEGYVNHGSERLYCVFNKNNNACNYGTTIGLIAFLACIFFIILDMKFQQISSIKDRKKAVMLDIGFSGFWAFLWFVCFCFLANQWQRTTPDELPLNQGADAARAAITFSFFSIFTWAGSTVRAVQKYLLGTDMTLFTTEHLDGNPPVQPYPTVTSTEPNDTYQSPPFTENLDSTAPTYQVPIY, from the exons ATGGACGGAGTGGGTTCATTTGGCGCTGGGAGAGCCGGGGCTGCGTTCGACCCTTTCGCCTTTATTCAGCAGCCGCAGACCATCCTTAGAATATTATCATGG ATCTTCTCAATAGTGGTGTTTGGATCCATAATAAATGAAGGCTATGTCAACCACGGCAGCGAGAGGCTCTATTGCGTTTTCAACAAGAACAACAATGCCTGCAACTATGGGACCACCATTGGGCTCATAGCATTTCTAGCCTGCATTTTCTTCATTATCCTTGACATGAAGTTCCAACAAATCAGCAGTATTAAAGACAGAAAGAAGGCAGTGATGCTGGACATTGGATTTTCAG GTTTCTGGGCATTTTtgtggtttgtttgtttctgcttcttGGCCAACCAATGGCAACGCACCACCCCAGATGAGCTGCCCTTAAATCAGGGAGCGGATGCTGCCAGAGCAGCCATAACCTTCTCCTTCTTCTCCATCTTCACCTGG GCTGGTTCGACTGTAAGAGCGGTGCAGAAGTACCTGCTAGGGACCGACATGACCCTGTTCACCACAGAGCACCTCGATGGCAATCCTCCCGTCCAGCCCTACCCCACCGTCACAAGCACCGAGCCCAACGACACATACCAGAGCCCACCCTTCACTGAGAACCTGGACTCCACCGCCCCAACCTACCAGGTGCCAATTTACTGA
- the znf598 gene encoding E3 ubiquitin-protein ligase ZNF598 isoform X1, producing MHCSERLRTQERVSPGLTARTVVYNKPFKSIRIIPRKLQHTQPVPSNSMESTPKKDAESTCVLCCQDIDMFAVGKCDHPVCYRCSTKMRVLCEQKYCAVCREQLDKVVFIKKPEPFAALKIHQYQCEKKYDIYFGDGKIYAQFRKILLHECPHCPEPKVFSKFEELEQHMRKQHELFCCKLCAKHLKIFSYERKWYNRKDLARHRTQGDPDDTSHRGHPLCKFCDDRYLDNDELLKHLRRDHYFCHFCDADGAQEYYSDYQYLSEHFRESHYLCEEGRCSTEQFTHAFRTEIDYKAHKAAAHSKSRAEARQNRQIDIQFNYAPRQQRRNDGLVIGGDDFEEADRFNRQGRPGRGRGPGGQQNVRSWRYNREEEDREMAAALRASMVSRQEERNHAQDRSSQKPRKEEKMEPDEMRNNRGTAKPTIEMQARSMKSNASLAGQDFPVLGAAAPPAPIQSTIKQTSVSLKEDDFPSLSGSLVSTPMTPAYTNQPKKLSSFQEEDFPALVSKIKPLKPQSNTTSAWSQAGSKPVVVPNKPVVLPTKTAHVVSSSILSASDPPPSGSMPQPLTAASSRRKKKLTSAETHKAPPKVKCPSSSDDEDPQSGKTAQEIRTVPTMLDISTLLTVKGGSSQPNPKTSKKKKPATTSSLGSPSHTPESVSKMAHKENVPEMKPPDTSLAKAPVAPKTNSFINGLMEKPAEALSCTSFPENIPSPLKQPVTDQAPPSNEEEFPALISKKPPPGFKSAFPLKSSPSTLPPPPPPPGLGPVVSKPPPGFTGIPLNSNVVESSVSAVNRPTPAIGSYLIPENFQQRNMDLIQSIKNFLQNDETKFNEFKNFSGQFRQGIIPAVQYYKSCQELLGENFNRVFNELLVLLPDTRKQQELLTAHGDFKALEKQQQGFKPKKNKKKAWQTGTTNSLELDCQVCPTCKQVLALKDFNTHNTLHTGDDDFPSLQAISKIIS from the exons ATGCACTGCTCTGAACGATTACGCACTCAGGAGCGCGTTTCACCCGGCCTCACTGCCCGTACTGTCGTTTACAACAAGCCCTTCAAATCCATACGGATTATACCAAGAAAACTACAGCACACACAGCCAGTGCCTTCTAACAGTATGGAATCCACCCCTAAGAAAGACGCGGAGAGCACATGTGTGCTGTGCTGCCAGGACATCGACATGTTCGCGGTGGGGAAGTGCGATCACCCGGTGTGTTACCGCTGCTCCACCAAGATGCGGGTGCTGTGCGAGCAGAAGTACTGCGCCGTCTGCCGGGAACAGCTCGACAAG GTGGTCTTCATAAAGAAACCTGAACCATTTGCCGCTCTGAAAATTCATCAATATCAGTGTGAGAAGAAATATGACATATATTTTGGAGATGGGAAGATCTATGCACAGTTCAG GAAAATTTTGCTACATGAATGTCCACATTGCCCAGAGCCAAAAGTGTTCTCCAAATTTGAAGaattagagcaacatatgcggAAACAACATGAGCTCTTCTGCTGCAAGTTATGTGCTAAGCATCTGAAG ATATTTTCGTACGAGCGGAAGTGGTACAATCGAAAAGACCTGGCTCGCCATCGAACGCAAGGGGACCCGGATGATACCTCGCATCGTGGGCATCCGCTTTGTAAATTTTGTGATGATCGATACTTGGACAATGATGAGCTACTGAAACACCTGCGACGAGATCATTACTTCTGCCATTTCTGTGATGCAGATGGAGCTCAGGAGTATTACAG TGACTATCAGTACCTCAGCGAGCACTTCCGAGAGAGCCATTATCTCTGTGAGGAGGGGCGCTGCAGTACAGAGCAGTTCACTCACGCTTTCCGCACAGAGATTGACTATAAGGCTCACAAAGCTGCTGCCCACAGCAAAAGCCGAGCAGAGGCACGGCAAAATCGCCAAATCGACATTCAGTTCAACTATGCGCCCAGACAGCAACGAAGAAATGACG GTCTGGTAATTGGTGGCGATGACTTTGAGGAAGCGGATCGCTTCAACAGACAGGGAAGGCCAGGAAGAGGACGAGGCCCAGGAGGACAGCAGAATGTCAGGAGCTGGAGATATAATAG AGAGGAAGAGGACCGAGAGATGGCCGCTGCTTTGCGAGCTTCAATGGTCAGCCGGCAAGAAGAGAGAAACCATGCGCAGGACAGAAGCAGTCAGAAACCTCGCAAAGAGGAAAAGATGGAGCCGGATGAGATGAGAAACAACAGAGGCACAGCAAAGCCGACGATTGAAATGCAAG CTCGATCAATGAAGAGTAATGCCTCTTTGGCTGGTCAGGACTTCCCAGTTTTAGGGGCAGCTGCACCTCCAGCCCCAATTCAAAG CACTATCAAACAAACTTCTGTCTCCCTGAAGGAAGATGATTTTCCAAGTTTGTCTGGCTCATTAGTTTCCACTCCAATGACACCTGCATACACGAATCAACCCAAGAAACTTTCATCCTTCCAGGAGGAGGACTTCCCTGCACTGGTCTCCAAGATCAAACCACTGAAGCCCCAGTCGAACACAACGTCAGCCTGGTCTCAAGCTGGAAGCAAACCTGTGGTGGTTCCCAATAAACCTGTGGTTCTCCCCACCAAAACAGCCCATGTAGTCTCTTCATCCATACTGTCTGCTAGTGACCCGCCCCCCAGTGGAAGCATGCCTCAGCCTCTCACTGCCGCCTCTTCTCGCCGCAAAAAGAAGCTCACCTCTGCTGAAACCCACAAAGCTCCACCTAAAGTGAAATGTCCATCCTCGTCTGACGATGAAGATCCCCAGAGTGGTAAAACGGCCCAGGAGATCAGAACGGTACCAACTATGCTTGACATTTCCACTTTGCTGACGGTAAAAGGTGGCTCATCTCAGCCCAACCCCAAAACCAGTAAGAAGAAGAAGCCTGCGACAACTTCATCTCTGGGTTCCCCCTCGCACACTCCGGAGTCCGTGTCCAAAATGGCTCACAAAGAGAACGTTCCTGAGATGAAGCCACCAGATACCAGTCTCGCCAAAGCTCCCGTGGCGcccaaaacaaactcatttataAATGGACTCATGGAGAAGCCAGCAGAAGCACTGTCCTGTACATCATTTCCTGAAAATATTCCTTCCCCTTTAAAGCAGCCAGTAACTGACCAAGCCCCTCCATCCAATGAAGAGGAATTCCCAGCTCTTATCTCCAAAAAACCTCCACCTG GCTTTAAAAGTGCATTTCCGTTGAAGAGCTCCCCGAGTACGCTGCCGCCGCCGCCTCCTCCTCCTGGCCTCGGGCCTGTTGTCAGCAAACCTCCCCCAGGATTCACCGGCATCCCGCTCAACAGTAATGTGGTGGAATCGTCAGTGTCTGCTGTTAACAG ACCGACACCTGCTATTGGATCCTACCTCATACCTGAAAATTTCCAGCAGAGAAACATGGACCTTATTCAGTCTATTAAGAATTTCCTTCAAAATGATGAAACCAAGTTCAATGAGTTCAAAAACTTTTCAGGCCAATTTAGACAG GGTATAATACCTGCTGTCCAGTACTACAAAAGCTGCCAGGAGCTGCTGGGAGAGAATTTCAACAGAGTTTTCAATGAGCTGCTGGTTCTCCTTCCAGACACTCGCAAGCAACAGGAGCTTCTCACTGCCCACGGAGACTTTAAGGCTCTCGAGAAACAGCAGCAAGGCTTTaagcctaaaaaaaacaaaaagaaagccTGGCAGACAGGCACCACCAACAGCCTGGAGCTGGACTGCCAAGTGTGTCCCACCTGTAAACAGGTGCTGGCTCTGAAagacttcaacacccataacaCCCTGCACACTGGCGATGATGACTTCCCCTCTCTACAGGCCATAAGCAAGATCATCAGCTAG
- the znf598 gene encoding E3 ubiquitin-protein ligase ZNF598 isoform X2: MHCSERLRTQERVSPGLTARTVVYNKPFKSIRIIPRKLQHTQPVPSNSMESTPKKDAESTCVLCCQDIDMFAVGKCDHPVCYRCSTKMRVLCEQKYCAVCREQLDKVVFIKKPEPFAALKIHQYQCEKKYDIYFGDGKIYAQFRKILLHECPHCPEPKVFSKFEELEQHMRKQHELFCCKLCAKHLKIFSYERKWYNRKDLARHRTQGDPDDTSHRGHPLCKFCDDRYLDNDELLKHLRRDHYFCHFCDADGAQEYYSDYQYLSEHFRESHYLCEEGRCSTEQFTHAFRTEIDYKAHKAAAHSKSRAEARQNRQIDIQFNYAPRQQRRNDGLVIGGDDFEEADRFNRQGRPGRGRGPGGQQNVRSWRYNREEEDREMAAALRASMVSRQEERNHAQDRSSQKPRKEEKMEPDEMRNNRGTAKPTIEMQARSMKSNASLAGQDFPVLGAAAPPAPIQSTIKQTSVSLKEDDFPSLSGSLVSTPMTPAYTNQPKKLSSFQEEDFPALVSKIKPLKPQSNTTSAWSQAGSKPVVVPNKPVVLPTKTAHVVSSSILSASDPPPSGSMPQPLTAASSRRKKKLTSAETHKAPPKVKCPSSSDDEDPQSGKTAQEIRTVPTMLDISTLLTVKGGSSQPNPKTSKKKKPATTSSLGSPSHTPESVSKMAHKENVPEMKPPDTSLAKAPVAPKTNSFINGLMEKPAEALSCTSFPENIPSPLKQPVTDQAPPSNEEEFPALISKKPPPGSEVGERGGWDLERSTSWDLNSGRLKHNCASSSAAHEAIGSDRHHNFSSFSHII, encoded by the exons ATGCACTGCTCTGAACGATTACGCACTCAGGAGCGCGTTTCACCCGGCCTCACTGCCCGTACTGTCGTTTACAACAAGCCCTTCAAATCCATACGGATTATACCAAGAAAACTACAGCACACACAGCCAGTGCCTTCTAACAGTATGGAATCCACCCCTAAGAAAGACGCGGAGAGCACATGTGTGCTGTGCTGCCAGGACATCGACATGTTCGCGGTGGGGAAGTGCGATCACCCGGTGTGTTACCGCTGCTCCACCAAGATGCGGGTGCTGTGCGAGCAGAAGTACTGCGCCGTCTGCCGGGAACAGCTCGACAAG GTGGTCTTCATAAAGAAACCTGAACCATTTGCCGCTCTGAAAATTCATCAATATCAGTGTGAGAAGAAATATGACATATATTTTGGAGATGGGAAGATCTATGCACAGTTCAG GAAAATTTTGCTACATGAATGTCCACATTGCCCAGAGCCAAAAGTGTTCTCCAAATTTGAAGaattagagcaacatatgcggAAACAACATGAGCTCTTCTGCTGCAAGTTATGTGCTAAGCATCTGAAG ATATTTTCGTACGAGCGGAAGTGGTACAATCGAAAAGACCTGGCTCGCCATCGAACGCAAGGGGACCCGGATGATACCTCGCATCGTGGGCATCCGCTTTGTAAATTTTGTGATGATCGATACTTGGACAATGATGAGCTACTGAAACACCTGCGACGAGATCATTACTTCTGCCATTTCTGTGATGCAGATGGAGCTCAGGAGTATTACAG TGACTATCAGTACCTCAGCGAGCACTTCCGAGAGAGCCATTATCTCTGTGAGGAGGGGCGCTGCAGTACAGAGCAGTTCACTCACGCTTTCCGCACAGAGATTGACTATAAGGCTCACAAAGCTGCTGCCCACAGCAAAAGCCGAGCAGAGGCACGGCAAAATCGCCAAATCGACATTCAGTTCAACTATGCGCCCAGACAGCAACGAAGAAATGACG GTCTGGTAATTGGTGGCGATGACTTTGAGGAAGCGGATCGCTTCAACAGACAGGGAAGGCCAGGAAGAGGACGAGGCCCAGGAGGACAGCAGAATGTCAGGAGCTGGAGATATAATAG AGAGGAAGAGGACCGAGAGATGGCCGCTGCTTTGCGAGCTTCAATGGTCAGCCGGCAAGAAGAGAGAAACCATGCGCAGGACAGAAGCAGTCAGAAACCTCGCAAAGAGGAAAAGATGGAGCCGGATGAGATGAGAAACAACAGAGGCACAGCAAAGCCGACGATTGAAATGCAAG CTCGATCAATGAAGAGTAATGCCTCTTTGGCTGGTCAGGACTTCCCAGTTTTAGGGGCAGCTGCACCTCCAGCCCCAATTCAAAG CACTATCAAACAAACTTCTGTCTCCCTGAAGGAAGATGATTTTCCAAGTTTGTCTGGCTCATTAGTTTCCACTCCAATGACACCTGCATACACGAATCAACCCAAGAAACTTTCATCCTTCCAGGAGGAGGACTTCCCTGCACTGGTCTCCAAGATCAAACCACTGAAGCCCCAGTCGAACACAACGTCAGCCTGGTCTCAAGCTGGAAGCAAACCTGTGGTGGTTCCCAATAAACCTGTGGTTCTCCCCACCAAAACAGCCCATGTAGTCTCTTCATCCATACTGTCTGCTAGTGACCCGCCCCCCAGTGGAAGCATGCCTCAGCCTCTCACTGCCGCCTCTTCTCGCCGCAAAAAGAAGCTCACCTCTGCTGAAACCCACAAAGCTCCACCTAAAGTGAAATGTCCATCCTCGTCTGACGATGAAGATCCCCAGAGTGGTAAAACGGCCCAGGAGATCAGAACGGTACCAACTATGCTTGACATTTCCACTTTGCTGACGGTAAAAGGTGGCTCATCTCAGCCCAACCCCAAAACCAGTAAGAAGAAGAAGCCTGCGACAACTTCATCTCTGGGTTCCCCCTCGCACACTCCGGAGTCCGTGTCCAAAATGGCTCACAAAGAGAACGTTCCTGAGATGAAGCCACCAGATACCAGTCTCGCCAAAGCTCCCGTGGCGcccaaaacaaactcatttataAATGGACTCATGGAGAAGCCAGCAGAAGCACTGTCCTGTACATCATTTCCTGAAAATATTCCTTCCCCTTTAAAGCAGCCAGTAACTGACCAAGCCCCTCCATCCAATGAAGAGGAATTCCCAGCTCTTATCTCCAAAAAACCTCCACCTG gaagcgaagtgggagagagaggggggtgGGATTTGGAAAGGTCCACAAGCTGGGACTTAAACTCAGGTCGCCTGAAACACAACTGCGCTAGTAGCAGCGCTGCGCACGAGGCTATTGGCTCTGACAGACACCacaatttttcaagtttttcccATATCATTTAG
- the flii gene encoding protein flightless-1 homolog, with the protein MAATGVLPFIRGVDLSGNDFKGGYFPEHVKSMSSLRWLKLNRTGLCYLPEELASLQKLEHLSVSHNSLTTLHGELSSLPNLRAVVARANNLKNSGVPDDIFQLDDLSVLDLSYNQLTEIPRDLENSRNMLVLNLSHNSIDNIPNQLFINLTDLLYLDLSDNNLDSLPPQMRRLVHLQTLILNNNPLMHAQLRQLPAMVALQTLHLRNTQRTQNNMPTSLEGLTNLADVDLSCNDLSRVPECLYSLANLKRLNLSSNQISEMSLCIDQWTKLETLNLSRNQLTSLPSAICKLSKLKKLYVNSNKIDFDGLPSGVGKLSNLVEFMAANNNLELVPEGLCRCGKLKKLVLNKNRLVTLPEAIHFLTDLEVLDVRENPNLVMPPKPVDRTAEWYNIDFSLQNQLRLAGASPATVAAAGGGNSPRDHMARKMRLRRRKDSAQDDQAKQVLKGMSDVAQEKNKSIEENGDMKYSDLKTKRWDKNLEKPQLDYSEFFLEDVGQIPGVSIWQIENFVPMQVDEAFHGKFYEADCYIILKTFLDDNGALNWHIYYWIGQEATLDKKAGAAIHAVNLRNYLGAECRTIREEMGDESEEFTAVFDNEISYIEGGTSSGFYTVEDTQYPTRLYRVYGKKNIRLESVPLKASSLDPRFVFLLDAGLELFIWRGGNATLGGTTKARLFAEKMNKNERKSKAEITTLMQNHEPPEFWEILGGQPEEIKKHVPDDFTPVRPKLYKVGLGLGYLELPQINYKLSVEHKDKLKLDVVPENRLVQGLLDTKGVYILDCWSDVFIWIGRKSPRLVRAAALKLGQEVCSMLHRPKHAVVIRNLEGTECQVFKSKFKNWDDVLKVDYTRNAESVKQNEGLSGKVKKDAEQKDQMKADLTALFLPRQPAMPLTEAEQMMEEWNEDLDGMEGFVLEGKKFARLPEEEFGHFYTQDCYVFLCRYWVPVEYEDDQDKDKEKGEEGDDEDKQPEEDFQCVVYFWQGREASNMGWLTFTFSLQKKFESLFPGKLEVVRMTQQQENLKFLSHFKRKFIIHKGKRKLKVDSVQPSLYHIRTNGSALCTRTIQIATDSGNLNSEFCFILKVPFESTDNQGIVYTWVGRAADPDEAKLAEDIMNTMFDDTYSKQVINEGEEPENFFWVGIGSQKPYDEDADYMKYARLFRCSNEKGYFAVSEKCSDFCQDDLADDDIMLLDNGKEVYMWVGTQTSQVEIKLSLKACQVYIQHMRSKDSEHPRKLRLVRKGNEPHCFTRCFHAWSAFKTSPA; encoded by the exons ATGGCCGCGACCGGAGTTCTCCCCTTTATCAGGGGAGTAGACCTGAGTGGGAATGACTTTAAG GGAGGTTATTTTCCTGAGCATGTCAAGTCTATGAGCAGCTTGCGATGGCTGAAGCTGAACAGGACGGGGCTTTGCTATCTTCCAGAGGAACTGGCCTCCCTACAGAAACTG GAACATTTGTCCGTGAGTCACAACAGCCTGACAACACTGCATGGAGAATTGTCCAGTCTTCCCAACTTGAGG GCAGTTGTGGCCAGAGCAAACAACCTGAAGAACTCTGGTGTTCCTGATGATATTTTTCAGCTGGATGATCTTTCTGTGCTG GATCTGAGCTACAACCAACTAACTGAAATCCCCCGGGACTTGGAGAACTCCAGAAACATGTTGGTCTTAAACCTCAGTCACAATAG CATTGATAACATACCGAATCAGCTGTTCATTAACCTCACTGATCTGCTGTACCTGGATCTGAGTGACAATAATTTGGACAGTCTGCCTCCTCAGATGAGACGCTTGGTCCATTTGCAGACTCTGATACTCAATAATAATCCGCTTATGCACGCACAGCTGAG GCAGTTACCTGCTATGGTAGCGCTTCAGACCCTCCATTTAAGGAACACACAGCGTACTCAAAATAATATGCCCACGAGTCTGGAGGGCCTCACCAATCTAGCAG ACGTGGACCTGTCCTGCAATGATCTGTCTCGGGTACCAGAATGCTTGTATTCGCTGGCTAATCTCAAACGGCTAAATCTGAGCAGCAATCAGATATCTGAAATGTCACTGTGCATAGATCAGTGGACAAAACTCGAGACACTCAACCTTTCTAGGAATCAGCTCACATCTCTGCCT TCTGCCATTTGCAAGCTGTCCAAGCTGAAGAAGCTGTATGTGAACTCGAATAAAATTGATTTTGATGGGCTTCCATCTGGTGTGGGAAAATTGTCCAACCTGGTTGAGTTTATGGCAGCAAATAATAATTTGGAGCTTGTTCCAGAAGGGCTGTGCAG GTGTGGAAAGTTAAAGAAGCTGGTCTTGAACAAAAACCGGCTTGTGACATTACCAGAGGCCATCCACTTTCTCACTGACCTGGAG GTTTTGGATGTTCGTGAGAATCCAAATCTAGTTATGCCCCCTAAACCAGTGGACAGGACAGCTGAGTGGTACAACATAGACTTCTCATTGCAGAACCAGCTGCGATTGGCTGGTGCATCTCCAGCCACTGTGGCAGCAGCTGGTGGAG GAAATAGCCCAAGAGACCATATGGCCAGGAAAATGAGGCTAAGGAGACGCAAAGACTCTGCCCAGGATGATCAGGCTAAACAGGTGCTAAAGGGAATGTCAGACGTGGCTCAGGAGAAGAACAAATCTATTGAG GAGAATGGAGACATGAAGTACTCTGATCTGAAAACCAAACGCTGGGACAAGAACCTGGAGAAACCTCAGCTAGATTACTCTGAGTTCTTCTTGGAGGATGTGGGGCAGATCCCTGGTGTTTCGATTTGGCAAATAGAAAACTTTGTACCCATGCAGGTGGACGAGGCCTTCCATGGGAAGTTCTATGAGGCAGACTGTTACATTATTCTCAAG ACCTTCTTAGATGATAACGGCGCCCTGAACTGGCATATCTATTATTGGATCGGGCAGGAAGCTACGCTTGATAAGAAAGCCGGCGCTGCTATTCATGCTGTCAATCTCCGTAATTATTTGGGTGCTGAGTGCAGGACAATCAGAGAGGAGATGGGAGATGAGAGTGAAGAATTCACTGCG GTGTTCGACAATGAGATCTCTTACATTGAGGGTGGAACTTCTAGTGGATTTTATACAGTAGAGGACACGCAATACCCAACCAG GTTGTACAGGGTTTATGGGAAAAAGAACATCAGATTAGAATCTGTGCCTCTGAAAGCATCCTCACTCGACCCACG ATTTGTCTTTTTGTTGGATGCTGGtcttgaattatttatttggaGAGGAGGCAATGCTACACTTGGTGGCACTACAAAAGCAAG GTTATTCGCTGaaaagatgaacaaaaatgaGCGAAAAAGCAAAGCAGAGATTACGACTTTGATGCAGAATCACGAACCTCCGGAATTCTGGGAAATTCTTGGAGGACAGCCAGAGGAAATCAAGAAACATGTCCCAGATGACTTCACTCCTGTCCGGCCCAAGCTCTATAAG GTTGGCTTGGGTTTGGGGTACCTTGAACTTCCTCAGATCAACTACAAACTGTCTGTGGAGCACAAGGACAAGCTCAAACTAGATGTGGTTCCAGAGAACAGACTG GTACAAGGTCTTTTGGACACTAAAGGTGTCTACATCTTAGATTGCTGGTCTGATGTCTTCATTTGGATTGGCCGTAAGTCCCCACGTCTTGTGAGGGCAGCTGCGTTGAAGCTGGGCCAAGAGGTGTGCAGTATGCTTCATCGGCCAAAACACGCCGTGGTCATACGTAATCTGGAGGGCACAGAGTGCCAg GTCTTCAAATCCAAGTTCAAGAATTGGGATGACGTTTTGAAGGTGGATTATACCAGAAATGCAGAAAGTGTGAAGCAAAATGAGGGTTTATCTGGAAAGGTGAAGAAGGATGCAGAGCAGAAAGACCAGATGAAAGCGGACCTAACGGCTTTATTCCTGCCTAGACAGCCAGCCATGCCCCTCACAGAG GCGGAGCAGATGATGGAGGAGTGGAATGAGGATTTGGATGGCATGGAGGGCTTTGTTCTGGAGGGGAAGAAGTTCGCCCGTTTACCAGAGGAGGAGTTCGGTCACTTTTACACTCAGGATTGCTACGTATTTCTCTGCAG GTACTGGGTGCCAGTGGAGTATGAGGATGAtcaggacaaagacaaagagaaaggaGAAGAGGGAGATGATGAGGACAAACAGCCAGAGGAAGACTTCCAGTGTGTGGTTTACTTCTGGCAGGGTCGTGAGGCCTCAAACATGGGCTGGCTGACCTTCACTTTTAGCCTGCAGAAGAAGTTTGAGAGCTTGTTCCCAGGCAAACTGGAG GTTGTGAGGATGACCCAGCAACAGGAGAATCTCAAGTTCTTGTCACACTTCAAAAGAAAGTTCATCATCCACAAAGGCAAGAGGAAGCTGAAAGTGGACAGTGTGCAGCCAAGCTTATACCACATTAGGACAAATGGAAGTGCGCTATGCACCAG GACTATTCAAATAGCCACAGATTCCGGTAACCTCAACTCTGAATTCTGCTTCATATTGAAG GTGCCATTTGAAAGTACAGACAACCAGGGAATAGTGTACACGTGGGTGGGTCGAGCAGCAGACCCTGATGAAGCTAAACTGGCTGAGGACATTATGAACACCATGTTTGATGACACTTACAGCAAACAG GTGATAAATGAAGGGGAAGAGCCAGAAAATTTCTTCTGGGTTGGCATTGGCTCACAGAAGCCATACGATGAAGATGCAGACTACATGAAATACGCTAGACTGTTTAG GTGCTCAAATGAAAAGGGTTACTTTGCTGTATCAGAGAAGTGCTCAGACTTCTGTCAAGATGACCTGGCTGATGATGACATCATGCTTTTGGACAATGGGAAAGAG GTTTACATGTGGGTTGGCACACAGACAAGCCAGGTGGAGATTAAACTGAGCTTGAAGGCTTGTCAG GTCTATATTCAACACATGAGGTCCAAGGATTCAGAGCACCCGAGAAAACTGCGCCTGGTGCGCAAGGGCAACGAGCCTCATTGTTTTACCCGCTGTTTCCACGCATGGAGCGCCTTCAAGACCTCACCTGCATAA